The genomic stretch CCAGTTATTTTCGCAGATCCGAAGGGGCTTCGACGGCCCGCAATTGTGCCCGGGGAGCAGGGAAAACCCGCGGGAATCAGGCCTGGATGAGCCAGAGGCCGATTCCGCCGACGAGGAAGCAGTAGATAGCGAAGTACTGCAATCTGCCCCGGCGTATCACGCTAAGCAGAATCTTGATTGCCGCAATGCCTGACGCGTAGGCCACCAGAGTACCGAGCAATATGGGCACCCATTCGGCCTGAATACCCAACTCGAATAATTCCAGTGCTTTGATAAGGGTGGCACCGAGAACAACCGGAAGCAACATCAGGAACGAAAAGTTGGCTGCACGCTCGGGATTCACGTTCTGGTACAGCGCCGTGCAGATGGTGGCGCCGGATCTGGAAATCCCCGGTATCATTGCGGCTGACTGCGCGATTCCAACGATAAAGGCCTTCGGCGCCGTCATGTCGCCACTCGGGTCCTTTCGCAGTACCGTCAGGACAAGCAGAATCCCGGTCAGAATCAGCATCCAGCAAACCAGTCTCGGGTCACCAAACGCGGCCTCGAGGAAGTCCTTGAACAGCACGTAGACAACCCCGGTCGGGATCATCGTGACAAGAATCTGCATCGCCATTCTGAAGGACTCGTCTTCCCTGTAGCCGGTAGCTACCGTCGAGGGCGTTCGGACGGCATCGAGAACGGACACGACCATGCGTCCGACCTCTCGCCGATACACGGTCAGGATGCTGAGAACGGTGCCAAAGTGCACGAACACCTCAAACGTCACATCCGCACCGCCTGAGATGTCCAACAGATACTGGATCAGGACAAGGTGACCCGACGATGAAATCGGAAGAAACTCCGTCAGCCCCTGGACAAGACCAAGCACGATTGACTCCCACCACAACATATCCGATTGCCTCTGCTGGTATTCCGGTGCGGCCGGAAAATAGTGACGCTCGCCGACAAACGAACGTGCAACGAAAACCGACGACTATCGGCCACCGTGCGATCCCTTCCACCCACACGCCCAGAGGTGAGCATCGGTCAGCCGCTGCCGACCCTAAGTCGACGGCAGTGCCGGCGGGACAATCACGACTTGCTCTCGCTCGACGATCACCTTGCCGGCATCGCCACCACGAACCTTGCGAACGTATTTGCGCTCAGTGTACATCACGGGCACGAGCTCGCTCCCGCGCGCCTTGCTGTAGTACGCAGCTATCGAGGCGGCCGCCTCCATCACATTAGTACCGGGTTTTGACTCCCGACCCGGAAGCCGCAACACCACGTGCGAACCACCGACACCGCGCGCGTGCATCCAGATATCGAACTTCCGTGCAAATCCGAACGTGAGTTCATCGTTCTCTCGAGCATTCCGCCCCACGTAAACCTCAAAGCCACCCGCCAGCGCATGGCGCCGAAATGGTACATGACTCTTCGCGGCCGCACTACCTCTGGATGAGATCACGTCTGCGTGTTTCTTTCTGAACTCGCCGAGACCATCCATGTCGGTGACCAGTGCAAGAGCAGCGGCGGTCCTGCGCAATTTCTCGAGGTCGTCGCTCGCCCTGTCGAGTCTTTCCCGCGCGACGCGTCGCGACTCCCGGCTGCTTCGTGCACGCTCATAGTACCGCTGAGCATTTGTCATGACCGACAGACTCTCGTCGAGAGGTATCGATACAGTCTCTCCTTCAGTAAACACGTCGGGCATCTCGAGCTTCGTGATCCCCTGCTCCTGACCCCTGCCCGACGCCATCAGAAGATGTCCGTAGCGTTCCAGATCGTCGGCGCGCGATGGCCGCGCCAGGTGACTCCGCACCTCTTTCAATCTCCTCTCGGATTTCTGCAACCGGTCGCCGACTGCCTTGCGAATCGGACCGATCTCCTTCGAGAATCGCATTTCGCGCAACATCATTCTGGAACAGACGCGTACCGCCGAATCCACATCATCGAACAATTCGAATTCGTGTCCCTCGAGATAGCTCAACTCGATCAACGAGAAGACGATCGTCCCGTCCTCGTGTCTATAGATTCGACCCGAACTCGCAGTCTCCACCTGACTCTCGATTTCGCGCGCTACTTCGTACAGGTGCCCTCCTGACTCAAGCGCCTCTTCGACCGTGCAATCCTTCGAAATACCGGAGCGGTGAAGCGCCTCGCGCGCCAGGACGGCGTCAAACAACTTGAATCCCGAGGTGACGGCCTTGATCGGTGTCTTCGAAGCGCGGGCCAGCCCGAGGAATCTGTCGGCAGAATCGACAAGTGCGGCCGGCCTCGAATCGGGAGCCGTCTTGCCTCGAAGCCGGACTGCATCTTTGAACGCATCGACGACAAGGCCTTCCCTGACGAGGAGCATGTTGCTGCGGCCGCCAAAGAGCATGAATCGAATCTCGCGTCCATCGGCCAGATCGATCGACAGGACACGGTCGCGCGTCGCCACACGGACAGCCGACAGCCGCGCACCCACCCCGTCATTCATCAGGCCCGTCACATTTCTCCGCGGTCGTCCGGAGCGATCAGAACGAAACAGGTAGCGGAATGCGCCCCGAGACCCAAACACGAGTGCCGCGCCGGACGCCAGCTCGATCGACACCTCGTTCTTCCTTGTAGAATAGATTGCAGCTACGCTGTCGCCACGCAGGGCCTCGTCCCACTCTGCCGAAAGGGCTCTGTACGTGTAGTAGGTTCTCAGCATCGACTCGTGTCCACCTGTCTGCAATCAGCCACTTCGCGGACACCCACGGACCGCCTACTTTCTTCGCAGCACGAGATAAGAGACGAGCCAGATGGCGGCCCAACCGCCCGCAACCAACCACCAGCG from Rhodothermales bacterium encodes the following:
- a CDS encoding undecaprenyl-diphosphate phosphatase, whose product is MLWWESIVLGLVQGLTEFLPISSSGHLVLIQYLLDISGGADVTFEVFVHFGTVLSILTVYRREVGRMVVSVLDAVRTPSTVATGYREDESFRMAMQILVTMIPTGVVYVLFKDFLEAAFGDPRLVCWMLILTGILLVLTVLRKDPSGDMTAPKAFIVGIAQSAAMIPGISRSGATICTALYQNVNPERAANFSFLMLLPVVLGATLIKALELFELGIQAEWVPILLGTLVAYASGIAAIKILLSVIRRGRLQYFAIYCFLVGGIGLWLIQA
- a CDS encoding DUF814 domain-containing protein; translated protein: MLRTYYTYRALSAEWDEALRGDSVAAIYSTRKNEVSIELASGAALVFGSRGAFRYLFRSDRSGRPRRNVTGLMNDGVGARLSAVRVATRDRVLSIDLADGREIRFMLFGGRSNMLLVREGLVVDAFKDAVRLRGKTAPDSRPAALVDSADRFLGLARASKTPIKAVTSGFKLFDAVLAREALHRSGISKDCTVEEALESGGHLYEVAREIESQVETASSGRIYRHEDGTIVFSLIELSYLEGHEFELFDDVDSAVRVCSRMMLREMRFSKEIGPIRKAVGDRLQKSERRLKEVRSHLARPSRADDLERYGHLLMASGRGQEQGITKLEMPDVFTEGETVSIPLDESLSVMTNAQRYYERARSSRESRRVARERLDRASDDLEKLRRTAAALALVTDMDGLGEFRKKHADVISSRGSAAAKSHVPFRRHALAGGFEVYVGRNARENDELTFGFARKFDIWMHARGVGGSHVVLRLPGRESKPGTNVMEAAASIAAYYSKARGSELVPVMYTERKYVRKVRGGDAGKVIVEREQVVIVPPALPST